From a region of the Microbacterium sp. nov. GSS16 genome:
- a CDS encoding PaaX family transcriptional regulator → MLDDIDARPGSTTSLLRTLIGLYLRPLGGRITPAALVRLADDLGIPAARARTAITRLKQRGLLLAAPDGDYALNPAALPMLERGDRRIFAVRTMTEADEWILVSATVPETRRDLRHQLRRRLQFVGAGAVSAGLWILPGHLADEVEQLLAELDARAFTTLFRTTDPKPADPLPIAAARWWDLAALRAEHERFQASLGDLDETEPFDAYVRLIDSWRVLPYIDPGLPRSLLPDDWPGERSVQEFARLSSELAPAALAHACGAVG, encoded by the coding sequence GTGCTCGACGACATCGACGCGCGTCCGGGCAGCACCACCTCGCTGCTGCGCACCCTGATCGGCCTGTATCTGCGTCCGCTCGGCGGGCGCATCACGCCGGCGGCGCTCGTGCGGCTGGCCGATGACCTCGGGATACCGGCGGCACGGGCACGCACGGCGATCACCCGGCTCAAGCAGCGAGGACTGCTGCTGGCGGCGCCCGATGGCGACTACGCGCTGAACCCCGCCGCGCTGCCGATGCTCGAGCGCGGCGACCGGCGCATCTTCGCGGTGCGGACGATGACCGAGGCCGATGAGTGGATACTCGTCTCGGCGACCGTTCCCGAGACCCGCCGCGACCTCAGGCACCAGCTGCGCCGCAGGCTGCAGTTCGTCGGTGCGGGTGCGGTCTCGGCCGGGCTGTGGATCCTGCCCGGGCACCTGGCGGACGAGGTCGAGCAGCTGCTGGCCGAGCTGGATGCCCGCGCCTTCACCACCCTGTTCCGCACCACCGATCCGAAGCCCGCCGACCCGCTTCCGATCGCAGCGGCACGGTGGTGGGATCTCGCCGCGCTGCGCGCCGAGCACGAGCGGTTCCAGGCGTCCCTCGGCGACCTCGATGAGACCGAGCCGTTCGACGCCTATGTGCGGCTCATCGACAGCTGGCGGGTGCTGCCGTACATCGATCCGGGGCTGCCTCGGTCGCTGCTTCCCGACGACTGGCCCGGCGAGCGCAGCGTGCAGGAGTTCGCTCGCCTGTCGTCCGAGCTCGCGCCGGCCGCACTCGCCCATGCGTGCGGCGCCGTCGGGTGA
- a CDS encoding kynureninase yields MTDITDDLLAEARKLDQADPLAHHIAEFADAPGVIAYLDGNSLGRPLRDLPEKAAAFIRDDWGTRLIRSWDEQWMQLPMHLGDRIGAITLGAAPGQTVVADSTSVLLYKLMRAGVAARPGRDEIIIEAGNFPTDRFIAAGVADETGTTLRWVEPDPILGVTAEQVASVISERTALVVLSHVDYRSGSLAAMPEITEAVKSAGALMLWDLCHSAGVVPMKLDEWGVDMAVGCTYKYLNGGPGSPAFAYLRAEHHGSVVQPIHGWWGAADIFAMGPEYTPVSGIRQLLSGTPPVLSMLAMQGMLDLIELEGVTALRAKSITLTEFAIRAYDALLAPLGVRLLSPREASRRGGHVTIGHDSFQEVTKQLWADGVIPDFRFPDGIRLGLSPLSTSHEETLRGVIAVRDALQS; encoded by the coding sequence ATGACCGACATCACCGACGACCTGCTCGCCGAGGCCCGCAAGCTCGACCAGGCGGATCCGCTCGCCCATCACATCGCCGAGTTCGCCGACGCCCCCGGCGTCATCGCCTACCTCGACGGGAACTCGCTGGGTCGCCCGCTGCGCGATCTGCCCGAGAAGGCCGCCGCGTTCATCCGCGATGACTGGGGCACGCGCCTCATCCGCTCGTGGGATGAGCAGTGGATGCAGCTGCCGATGCACCTCGGCGATCGCATCGGCGCCATCACCCTCGGTGCCGCGCCGGGGCAGACCGTCGTCGCTGATTCCACCAGCGTGCTGCTGTACAAGCTCATGCGCGCCGGCGTCGCCGCGCGCCCCGGTCGCGACGAGATCATCATCGAGGCCGGCAACTTCCCCACCGACCGCTTCATCGCCGCTGGCGTCGCTGACGAGACAGGCACGACGTTGCGCTGGGTCGAACCGGATCCGATCCTCGGGGTGACGGCCGAGCAGGTGGCCTCGGTCATCTCCGAACGCACCGCGCTCGTCGTGCTCAGCCACGTCGACTACCGCTCGGGCTCACTGGCGGCGATGCCCGAGATCACCGAGGCGGTGAAGAGCGCCGGCGCGCTGATGCTGTGGGATCTGTGCCACTCGGCGGGTGTGGTGCCCATGAAGCTCGACGAGTGGGGAGTCGACATGGCGGTCGGCTGCACCTACAAGTACCTGAACGGCGGCCCGGGATCGCCCGCGTTCGCATACCTGCGCGCCGAGCATCACGGCAGCGTCGTTCAGCCGATCCACGGCTGGTGGGGCGCCGCCGACATCTTCGCGATGGGGCCGGAGTACACCCCGGTCTCCGGCATCCGGCAACTGCTCAGCGGCACCCCGCCGGTGCTGTCGATGCTCGCGATGCAGGGCATGCTCGACCTGATCGAGCTCGAGGGCGTCACCGCCCTCCGGGCGAAGTCGATCACGCTCACCGAGTTCGCGATCCGCGCCTACGACGCGCTGCTCGCGCCGCTGGGCGTACGACTGCTGTCGCCGCGCGAGGCGTCGCGCCGCGGCGGGCACGTGACGATCGGCCACGACTCGTTCCAAGAGGTCACGAAGCAGCTGTGGGCCGACGGGGTCATCCCGGATTTCCGCTTCCCCGACGGCATCCGCCTCGGACTGTCGCCGCTGAGCACCTCGCATGAAGAGACGCTGCGCGGGGTGATCGCCGTGCGCGACGCCCTGCAGTCATGA
- a CDS encoding hydrolase: MITGLFTDHHVHLQLVDHSLLAESRLGRVIDLGADPDWVADVARHDSGDPDDDQMTVPRSAQPRRPIVEYAGPFLTAPGGYPSDRAWAPPGSVREIPDAEHAARAVDELAAAGVSLIKIVANSDAGPVLDDDSFRAVVHQAAVHHLPVVAHAEGAGQAQRAVRLGATRLAHAPFSERLSDAEIVRQAASASWISTLAIHDGDALGLAIDNLRRFAAAGGEVLYGTDMGNGDTPVDLRDAEIDALRAAGVDGLGLLAVLSPADPLAGGPLLLLPGGDPIRARRLHPIDIDTDIAEP, translated from the coding sequence GTGATCACGGGCCTGTTCACCGATCATCACGTGCATCTGCAGCTCGTCGACCACTCGCTGCTGGCGGAGTCGCGGCTCGGCCGCGTGATCGATCTGGGCGCGGATCCGGACTGGGTCGCCGACGTGGCCCGCCACGACTCCGGAGATCCGGATGACGACCAGATGACCGTGCCGCGCTCGGCGCAGCCACGCCGTCCGATCGTCGAGTACGCCGGGCCATTTCTGACGGCACCGGGCGGGTATCCGTCGGATCGCGCGTGGGCTCCCCCGGGTTCGGTGCGGGAGATACCGGATGCCGAGCACGCCGCGCGCGCGGTCGATGAGCTCGCCGCTGCCGGTGTCTCGCTCATCAAGATCGTCGCCAACAGCGACGCCGGCCCCGTGCTCGACGACGATTCGTTCCGAGCGGTGGTGCACCAGGCGGCCGTGCATCACCTGCCCGTCGTCGCCCATGCCGAAGGAGCAGGCCAGGCGCAGCGCGCGGTGCGCCTCGGTGCCACACGCCTCGCGCACGCGCCGTTCAGCGAGCGGCTGAGCGATGCCGAGATCGTCCGGCAGGCGGCATCCGCATCGTGGATCTCAACCCTGGCGATCCACGACGGCGACGCACTCGGCCTCGCGATCGACAACCTGCGCCGCTTCGCCGCCGCCGGCGGCGAGGTGCTGTACGGCACCGACATGGGCAACGGCGACACCCCGGTCGACCTGCGCGACGCGGAGATCGACGCGCTGCGCGCGGCGGGCGTCGACGGGCTCGGCCTGCTGGCTGTCCTCTCCCCCGCCGACCCGCTCGCGGGCGGCCCCCTGCTGCTTCTGCCCGGCGGCGACCCGATCCGGGCGCGCCGCCTTCACCCCATCGACATCGACACCGACATCGCGGAGCCGTGA
- a CDS encoding glutamate-cysteine ligase family protein — protein MGDSISSQRFTRQDRARFREQVQRGLEALELMLGDGWFEEASQPQLGLEIELNLVDGDRNPAMTNEQVLDAIANPAFQTELGRFNVEINVAPRPLGDDSLVELEKVLSSAFAAADDRAHGAGSDLAMVGMLPTLDETHFTERWLSREPRYKMLGQQILAARGEDIELRLEGVPLTDTAEPEDLDIICDTIVPEAACTSMQLHLQVKPEEFAAHWNAAQAIAGVQVALAANSPFFAGRALWHETRIPMFEQATDTRSQELKNQGVRPRVWFGERWITSIFDLFEENSRYFPALLPESSDQDPLETLRSGTAPDLSELRMHNGTVYRWNRPIYDTQDGGCHLRLENRVLPASPSMADAMADTAFYYGLLHSLAHSERPLWSQMTFDAAHENLHAAARHGIESQLYWPELGWVGPRELVLRRLLPLAAEGLEAYGVSTEARERYLGIIEQRCVTGRNGATWQRANVAAREAAGESRPQALHGMLDDYLQRMHSGEPVHTWRP, from the coding sequence ATGGGAGACAGCATCAGCTCACAGCGGTTCACACGGCAGGATCGGGCACGATTCCGCGAACAGGTGCAGCGCGGACTGGAGGCGCTTGAGCTCATGCTCGGCGACGGCTGGTTCGAGGAGGCGTCTCAGCCGCAGCTGGGTCTGGAGATCGAGCTGAACCTCGTCGACGGTGACCGCAACCCCGCGATGACCAACGAGCAGGTGCTGGATGCCATCGCCAATCCGGCCTTTCAGACCGAGCTCGGGCGATTCAACGTCGAGATCAACGTGGCACCGCGCCCGCTGGGCGACGACAGCCTCGTCGAGCTCGAGAAGGTGCTGAGCTCGGCGTTCGCCGCCGCCGATGACCGCGCCCACGGTGCGGGCAGCGACCTCGCGATGGTCGGCATGCTGCCCACCCTCGACGAGACGCACTTCACCGAGCGCTGGCTGTCGAGAGAACCGCGCTACAAGATGCTCGGGCAGCAGATCCTCGCGGCGCGCGGCGAAGACATCGAGCTGCGACTCGAGGGGGTCCCCCTCACCGACACCGCCGAGCCGGAAGACCTCGACATCATCTGCGACACCATCGTGCCCGAGGCCGCGTGCACCTCGATGCAGCTTCACCTGCAGGTGAAGCCCGAGGAGTTTGCCGCGCACTGGAACGCAGCGCAGGCGATCGCCGGCGTGCAGGTGGCGCTCGCGGCCAACTCGCCCTTCTTCGCCGGCCGTGCGCTGTGGCACGAGACGCGCATCCCGATGTTCGAGCAGGCCACCGACACGCGCTCGCAGGAGCTGAAGAACCAGGGCGTGCGTCCGCGCGTGTGGTTCGGGGAGCGCTGGATCACGTCGATCTTCGACCTCTTCGAGGAGAACTCGCGCTACTTCCCGGCGCTGCTGCCGGAGAGCAGCGACCAGGATCCGCTCGAGACGCTGAGATCGGGCACCGCCCCCGATCTCAGCGAGCTGCGGATGCACAACGGAACCGTCTACCGCTGGAACCGCCCGATCTACGACACGCAGGACGGCGGCTGCCACCTGCGGCTCGAGAACCGGGTGCTGCCCGCCTCGCCGTCGATGGCGGATGCCATGGCCGACACCGCGTTCTACTACGGGCTGCTGCATTCGCTCGCGCACAGCGAGCGTCCGCTGTGGAGCCAGATGACCTTCGACGCCGCCCACGAGAACCTGCACGCTGCGGCGCGGCACGGTATCGAGTCGCAGCTGTACTGGCCAGAGCTCGGCTGGGTCGGGCCGCGGGAGCTGGTGCTTCGCCGCCTGCTGCCGCTCGCCGCGGAGGGGCTGGAGGCCTACGGCGTCTCGACGGAGGCGCGCGAGCGCTATCTGGGCATCATCGAGCAGCGCTGCGTCACCGGGCGCAACGGCGCCACCTGGCAGCGGGCGAACGTCGCCGCCAGGGAGGCGGCGGGCGAATCGCGACCACAGGCGCTGCACGGCATGCTCGACGACTACCTGCAGCGGATGCACTCCGGCGAGCCGGTACACACCTGGCGGCCCTGA
- a CDS encoding cysteine hydrolase family protein — protein MTDGWLIVIDPQNIFASPDSEWGSPFFEEAMHNIARLADRFGERVLVTRWMPTADRSTSWGDYFATWPFADQPPTDPLFDLVPTARGLSPLPTLDLPAFGKWGGELETIVGRGAHVVLAGVSTDCCVLSTALAGADAGARLTVATDACAGSTAGNHAAALHVMSLYPPQITLATTAEILG, from the coding sequence ATGACGGACGGCTGGCTGATCGTCATCGATCCGCAGAACATCTTCGCCTCGCCCGACTCCGAGTGGGGGTCGCCGTTCTTCGAGGAGGCGATGCACAACATCGCCCGTCTCGCCGATCGGTTCGGCGAGCGGGTGCTGGTGACCAGATGGATGCCGACCGCCGATCGCTCCACGTCGTGGGGCGACTACTTCGCGACGTGGCCCTTCGCCGACCAGCCTCCCACCGACCCCCTGTTCGACCTCGTCCCCACGGCGCGCGGTCTCTCACCGCTGCCGACGCTCGACCTGCCGGCCTTCGGCAAGTGGGGAGGCGAGCTCGAGACGATCGTCGGGCGCGGCGCGCACGTCGTGCTCGCCGGCGTCTCGACCGACTGCTGTGTGCTCTCGACGGCTCTGGCAGGGGCGGACGCCGGCGCGCGCCTCACTGTGGCGACCGACGCGTGCGCCGGATCGACGGCGGGGAACCATGCCGCAGCACTGCACGTGATGAGCCTGTATCCGCCGCAGATCACGCTCGCGACGACAGCCGAGATCCTCGGCTGA
- a CDS encoding purine-cytosine permease family protein — protein sequence MTDITSPALIERAGIEIIPESQRTAKPRDLFWPWFAANVSVFGMSYGSFVLGFGISFWQATLVSIVGIVVSFLLCGLIAIAGKRGSAPTMVLSRAAFGVHGQKVPGIVSWLTSIGWETFLAIMAVLATATVITQLGGPGDSVALKIIATVVVAALIVAASVLGYHTIMKMQSVLTWITGAVTILYVILASSRIDMGAVLSIPDGSIGAVIGALVMVMTGFGLGWINIAADWSRYQKRTASDGAIVFWNTFGGAIAPVILVVFGLLLGGSDPQLMDAVGADPIGALAGILPIWVLVPFLLTAVLALVSGAVLGIYSSGLTLISLGIRIPRPAAAGIDGIILTLGTIYVVFFAADFLGPFQSFLITLGVPLASWAGILIADILRRRRDYDEAALFDPNGRYGAWDWTSIVTMAVASIIGWGFVVNLFADDAAWNNWQGYLLPLIGGKDGDWAYANLGVFFALVLSFAITWFARAARIRRQEQA from the coding sequence ATGACCGACATCACGTCGCCCGCGCTGATCGAGCGAGCGGGCATCGAGATCATCCCCGAGTCGCAGCGCACCGCGAAGCCCCGCGATCTGTTCTGGCCCTGGTTCGCCGCCAACGTCTCGGTGTTCGGGATGTCGTACGGGTCGTTCGTGCTCGGCTTCGGCATCTCGTTCTGGCAGGCGACGCTCGTTTCGATCGTCGGCATCGTGGTCTCGTTCCTGCTGTGCGGGCTCATCGCGATCGCCGGCAAGCGGGGCTCGGCGCCCACTATGGTGCTCTCGCGCGCCGCCTTCGGGGTGCACGGGCAGAAAGTGCCCGGCATCGTCTCGTGGCTCACCTCGATCGGCTGGGAGACGTTCCTGGCGATCATGGCGGTGCTCGCCACGGCCACCGTCATCACCCAGCTGGGCGGCCCGGGTGACAGCGTCGCCCTGAAGATCATCGCCACCGTCGTCGTCGCGGCGCTCATCGTCGCCGCCTCGGTGCTCGGGTACCACACCATCATGAAGATGCAGTCGGTGCTCACCTGGATCACCGGCGCCGTCACGATCCTCTACGTGATCCTCGCGAGCAGCCGGATCGACATGGGCGCGGTCCTGTCGATCCCCGATGGGAGCATCGGTGCGGTCATCGGCGCGCTGGTGATGGTCATGACCGGGTTCGGACTGGGCTGGATCAACATCGCCGCCGACTGGTCCCGGTACCAGAAGCGCACCGCCTCAGACGGCGCGATCGTCTTCTGGAACACCTTCGGCGGCGCGATCGCCCCGGTGATCCTGGTCGTCTTCGGGCTGCTGCTCGGCGGCTCCGACCCGCAGCTGATGGACGCCGTCGGCGCCGATCCGATCGGCGCACTCGCCGGCATCCTGCCGATCTGGGTTCTCGTGCCGTTCCTGCTGACCGCCGTGCTCGCCCTCGTCTCGGGGGCGGTGCTCGGCATCTACTCGTCGGGCCTCACGCTGATCAGCCTCGGCATCCGCATCCCCCGCCCGGCGGCCGCCGGGATCGACGGCATCATCCTCACCCTCGGCACGATCTACGTGGTGTTCTTCGCCGCCGACTTCCTGGGTCCGTTCCAGTCGTTCCTCATCACGCTGGGCGTGCCGCTGGCCTCGTGGGCGGGCATCCTGATCGCGGACATCCTGCGGCGCCGTCGCGACTACGACGAGGCGGCACTGTTCGATCCGAACGGCCGATACGGTGCCTGGGACTGGACCTCGATCGTCACGATGGCCGTCGCCTCGATCATCGGCTGGGGCTTCGTGGTCAACCTGTTCGCCGACGACGCGGCGTGGAACAACTGGCAGGGCTACCTCCTTCCCCTCATCGGCGGCAAGGACGGCGACTGGGCCTACGCGAACCTCGGGGTCTTCTTCGCCCTGGTTCTCTCGTTCGCCATCACGTGGTTCGCCCGCGCGGCGCGGATCCGTCGGCAGGAGCAGGCATGA
- a CDS encoding ArsR/SmtB family transcription factor — protein sequence MPTSELIPLRDLRSCCAPLTRVPISVENAESLASSLKALADPARLRLISMIAAHADGEACVCDLTEPLGLSQPTVSHHLRVLVSAGFLEREKRGTWAYFRLADGAIDAVTQLLGR from the coding sequence GTGCCCACCTCAGAGCTGATCCCGCTGCGCGACCTCCGCTCCTGCTGCGCGCCGCTCACACGCGTGCCGATCTCGGTCGAGAACGCAGAATCACTGGCATCCTCGCTCAAGGCTCTCGCCGACCCCGCCCGCCTCCGCCTGATCTCGATGATTGCCGCCCACGCCGACGGCGAGGCGTGCGTGTGCGATCTGACCGAGCCTCTCGGCCTGAGTCAGCCGACGGTCTCCCACCATCTCCGGGTGCTCGTCTCGGCGGGATTCCTCGAGCGTGAGAAGCGGGGCACCTGGGCGTACTTCCGGCTCGCCGACGGAGCCATCGACGCCGTCACGCAGCTGCTCGGCCGCTGA